One part of the Streptomyces sp. AM 2-1-1 genome encodes these proteins:
- a CDS encoding TVP38/TMEM64 family protein, which yields MFEPASAARPRNGPALRCSKALMSPWSRFSLLVVVLAAAASTMLLFDPQRLLSSGWPAQLTGATAVLLFGLAYGVSTVAFAPRPLLNLAAGALFGTQAGLAAALAGTVLGAGISFLLGRVLGQDALRTLLRGRWLKAADGQLSRHGFRSMLALRLFPGVPFAAANYCAATSRMRYAPFLLATGIGSIPNTAAYVIAGSQAASPTSPAFLAATGFIVLSAVGGALVAWRKRHRLAAAV from the coding sequence ATGTTCGAACCCGCCTCCGCGGCCCGTCCCCGCAACGGTCCGGCCCTGCGCTGTTCGAAGGCGCTGATGTCCCCCTGGTCCCGGTTCTCCCTGCTCGTCGTGGTTCTCGCCGCCGCCGCGTCGACCATGCTGCTCTTCGATCCACAGCGCCTGCTCTCCTCCGGCTGGCCGGCACAGCTCACCGGCGCCACGGCGGTCCTGCTCTTCGGACTGGCCTACGGCGTCTCCACGGTGGCCTTCGCCCCCCGCCCTCTCCTCAACCTGGCGGCGGGAGCACTGTTCGGCACCCAGGCAGGGCTGGCCGCCGCCCTCGCGGGCACGGTGCTCGGAGCCGGTATCTCGTTCCTGCTCGGCCGGGTACTGGGGCAGGACGCGCTGCGCACCCTGCTGCGCGGGCGCTGGCTGAAGGCCGCGGACGGCCAGCTCAGTCGGCACGGCTTCCGCTCCATGCTGGCGCTCAGGCTTTTCCCGGGCGTCCCGTTCGCCGCCGCCAACTACTGCGCGGCCACCTCCCGCATGCGGTACGCGCCGTTCCTGCTGGCCACCGGAATCGGTTCGATCCCCAACACGGCGGCGTACGTCATCGCCGGCAGCCAGGCCGCCTCACCCACCTCCCCCGCCTTCCTCGCCGCGACCGGGTTCATCGTGCTGTCGGCGGTCGGGGGCGCACTGGTCGCCTGGCGCAAACGCCACCGGCTCGCTGCGGCCGTCTGA
- a CDS encoding CoA-binding protein produces MYADDETVRRILLDSGDTWAVVGLSSNTSRAAYGVAGVLQRFGKRVVPVHPKAESVHGEQGYASLADIPFPVDVVDVFVNSEQAGAVADEAVAIGAKAVWFQLSVIDEAAYARTREAGLDMVMDRCPAIEIRSLD; encoded by the coding sequence ATGTACGCAGACGATGAGACGGTCCGGCGGATCCTGCTGGACTCCGGAGACACCTGGGCCGTGGTCGGCCTGTCCTCCAACACCTCCCGCGCGGCCTACGGGGTCGCCGGCGTCCTCCAGCGGTTCGGCAAGCGGGTCGTCCCCGTCCACCCGAAGGCCGAGTCGGTCCACGGTGAGCAGGGGTACGCCTCCCTCGCGGACATCCCGTTCCCGGTGGACGTGGTGGACGTGTTCGTCAACAGCGAGCAGGCCGGCGCCGTGGCGGACGAGGCCGTGGCCATCGGCGCGAAGGCGGTCTGGTTCCAGTTGTCGGTGATCGACGAGGCGGCGTACGCACGCACGCGCGAGGCCGGACTTGACATGGTCATGGACCGCTGCCCCGCGATCGAGATCCGCTCCCTGGACTGA
- a CDS encoding exonuclease SbcCD subunit D yields the protein MRMLHTSDWHLGRSFHRVALLDAQAAYLDHLVATVRDREVDAVLVAGDVYDRAVPPLAAVALFDAALHRLAALEVPTVMISGNHDSARRLGVGAGLIDRAGIHLRTDPAGCGTPVLLADAHGEVACYGLPYLEPALVKDSLGAGKAAHEAVLTAAMDRVRADLAGRAPGTRSVVLAHAFVAGGEPSDSERDITVGGVAAVPAGVFDGVDYVALGHLHGSQRVTERVRYSGSPLAYSFSEADHRKTMWLIDLDAEGTVTGERVDCPVPRPLARLRGRLDTLLTDPDLERHQDSWIEATLTDATRPAEPMARLAERFPHTLSLVFDPERGPGDPLASYAQRLKGRDDHQIAEDFVAHVRGGSGPDDSERAVLRAAFDDVRVDDGVREVSR from the coding sequence TTGAGGATGCTGCACACCTCGGACTGGCACCTGGGCCGGTCCTTCCACCGCGTCGCCCTGCTCGACGCCCAGGCCGCCTACCTCGACCACCTCGTCGCCACGGTCCGCGACCGCGAGGTCGACGCGGTCCTCGTCGCCGGTGACGTCTACGACCGCGCCGTGCCGCCGCTCGCCGCCGTCGCCCTCTTCGACGCCGCCCTCCACCGGCTCGCCGCCCTCGAAGTGCCCACCGTCATGATCTCCGGCAACCACGACTCCGCCCGCAGGCTCGGGGTCGGCGCCGGGCTGATCGACCGGGCCGGCATCCACCTGCGCACCGACCCCGCCGGGTGCGGCACCCCCGTCCTGCTCGCCGACGCCCACGGCGAGGTCGCCTGCTACGGGCTGCCCTACCTCGAACCCGCTCTGGTGAAGGACTCCCTGGGTGCCGGCAAGGCCGCGCACGAGGCCGTCCTGACCGCCGCGATGGACCGGGTCCGCGCCGATCTCGCCGGCCGGGCGCCGGGTACCCGCTCCGTGGTGCTCGCGCACGCCTTCGTCGCCGGCGGCGAACCCAGCGACAGCGAGCGCGACATCACCGTCGGCGGAGTCGCCGCCGTACCCGCGGGCGTCTTCGACGGCGTCGACTACGTGGCCCTCGGGCACCTGCACGGCAGCCAGCGGGTGACCGAGCGGGTGCGGTACTCCGGCTCCCCGCTCGCGTACTCCTTCTCCGAGGCGGACCACCGCAAGACCATGTGGCTGATCGACCTGGACGCCGAGGGCACGGTCACCGGCGAGCGCGTCGACTGCCCGGTGCCCCGGCCCCTCGCCCGGCTGCGCGGCCGGCTCGACACGCTCCTGACCGACCCGGATCTGGAACGGCACCAGGACTCCTGGATCGAGGCCACCCTCACGGACGCCACCCGCCCCGCCGAACCCATGGCACGGCTCGCCGAACGGTTCCCGCACACCCTCAGCCTCGTCTTCGACCCGGAACGGGGCCCCGGAGACCCGCTCGCCTCGTACGCGCAGCGCCTCAAGGGCCGCGACGACCACCAGATCGCGGAGGACTTCGTGGCACACGTGCGCGGCGGCAGCGGACCCGACGACTCCGAACGCGCCGTGCTGCGCGCCGCCTTCGACGACGTACGCGTGGACGACGGCGTCCGGGAGGTGTCCCGATGA
- a CDS encoding YigZ family protein, whose product MQEQYRTIARAGVHETEINRSRFLCALAPAATEQDAQEFVARVRREHPTAGHHCYAYVVGADASVQRASDDGEPGGTAGVPMLQMLMRREVRYVVAVVTRYYGGVKLGAGGLIRAYGGAVGEALDDVGTLTRRRYRLATVTVDHQRAGKLENDLRATGISVREVRYAEEVTLSVQLPDADVDGFRAWLADATAGSAALGLGGETYGDA is encoded by the coding sequence ATGCAGGAGCAGTACCGCACCATCGCCCGAGCGGGCGTGCACGAGACCGAGATCAACCGTTCGCGGTTCCTCTGCGCGCTCGCCCCCGCCGCCACCGAACAGGACGCGCAGGAGTTCGTCGCCCGCGTCCGCAGGGAGCACCCCACCGCCGGCCACCACTGCTACGCCTACGTGGTCGGCGCCGACGCCTCGGTGCAGAGGGCCAGCGACGACGGCGAACCCGGCGGGACCGCCGGTGTGCCGATGCTGCAGATGCTGATGCGCCGCGAGGTCCGCTACGTCGTCGCCGTCGTGACCCGGTACTACGGCGGAGTGAAACTCGGCGCCGGCGGCCTCATCAGGGCGTACGGGGGAGCGGTCGGCGAGGCGCTGGACGACGTGGGCACCCTCACCCGCCGCCGCTACCGCCTGGCCACCGTCACGGTCGACCACCAGCGGGCGGGCAAGCTGGAGAACGATCTGAGGGCGACCGGAATCTCCGTGCGCGAGGTGCGGTACGCCGAGGAGGTCACCCTCTCCGTCCAGCTCCCCGACGCGGACGTGGACGGGTTCCGGGCCTGGCTGGCCGACGCGACGGCCGGCTCCGCCGCACTCGGACTCGGCGGCGAGACCTACGGGGACGCGTGA
- a CDS encoding acyltransferase: MPKSDHTPSFLSRWWRRAASRAVHRGRAWVGEHGAVTAEHPGPLRFRRIGEGTRLAFPQGTVFGEPWIRLGDHCVIAEQVTLTAGMMPGLELGPDPILTLGDGVVLGRGSHVIADTTVTIGSDTYCGPYVYITSTNHSYDDPDQPVGRQWPRTEPVVIGPGCWIGTGAVVLPGARLGRNVVVAAGAIVRGEVPDHAVVAGAPARVVRSFDPERGWQPPLRTPAPRPIPEGVTPAQLLDFAASDNAAGPV, from the coding sequence GTGCCGAAGAGCGATCACACCCCCTCCTTCCTGTCCCGCTGGTGGCGTCGCGCCGCCTCCCGGGCGGTCCACCGCGGCCGGGCCTGGGTGGGGGAGCACGGTGCGGTGACCGCCGAGCACCCCGGTCCGCTGCGCTTCCGCCGGATCGGGGAGGGGACGCGGCTGGCGTTCCCGCAGGGCACGGTCTTCGGTGAGCCGTGGATCCGTCTGGGAGACCATTGCGTCATAGCCGAGCAGGTGACGCTGACCGCCGGGATGATGCCCGGCCTGGAACTGGGCCCCGACCCGATCCTGACCCTGGGCGACGGTGTCGTCCTCGGCCGCGGCAGCCACGTCATCGCCGACACCACGGTGACGATCGGCTCCGACACCTACTGCGGGCCGTACGTCTACATCACCTCGACCAACCACAGCTACGACGACCCGGACCAGCCGGTCGGCCGGCAGTGGCCGCGTACGGAACCCGTGGTGATAGGCCCGGGCTGCTGGATCGGCACCGGAGCGGTGGTGCTGCCCGGCGCCCGGCTCGGCCGCAACGTCGTGGTGGCGGCGGGCGCGATCGTGCGGGGAGAGGTCCCCGACCACGCCGTGGTGGCGGGCGCCCCGGCCCGGGTGGTGCGGAGTTTCGACCCGGAGCGGGGCTGGCAGCCCCCGCTGCGCACGCCCGCGCCCCGGCCCATCCCCGAAGGCGTCACCCCCGCGCAGCTCCTGGACTTCGCGGCCTCGGACAACGCCGCCGGTCCCGTCTGA
- a CDS encoding DedA family protein, translating to MHVQEWLETIPALSIYLLVGGVIGVESLGIPLPGEIVLVSAALLASQHGEIDPYILGACATAGAVIGDSIGYAIGRKGGRPLLAWLEARFPRHFGAAQVGMAERSFQKWGMWAVFFGRFVALLRIFAGPLAGVLHMPYWKFLIANVLGGIVWAGGTTAVIYSVGVVAEAWLKRFSWLGLVIAVLIGLASMLVLKNRAKKAAAQAGEVPAPVATAD from the coding sequence TTGCACGTCCAGGAGTGGCTCGAAACCATCCCCGCGCTCAGCATCTACCTTCTCGTGGGGGGCGTCATCGGCGTCGAGAGTCTGGGCATTCCGCTGCCCGGCGAGATCGTCCTCGTCTCCGCTGCGCTCCTCGCGTCCCAGCACGGGGAGATCGACCCGTACATCCTCGGGGCCTGTGCCACCGCCGGGGCCGTCATCGGCGACTCGATCGGCTACGCGATCGGCAGGAAGGGCGGACGCCCCCTGCTGGCCTGGCTGGAGGCGAGGTTCCCCCGGCACTTCGGCGCCGCCCAAGTCGGCATGGCCGAGCGCTCGTTCCAGAAGTGGGGCATGTGGGCGGTGTTCTTCGGCCGGTTCGTGGCGCTGCTGCGCATCTTCGCGGGCCCGCTCGCCGGCGTGCTGCACATGCCGTACTGGAAGTTCCTGATCGCCAACGTGCTCGGGGGGATCGTCTGGGCGGGTGGCACCACCGCCGTCATCTACTCGGTGGGCGTGGTGGCGGAGGCATGGCTGAAGCGCTTCTCCTGGCTGGGGCTGGTGATCGCCGTACTCATCGGCCTGGCGTCGATGCTGGTGCTGAAGAACCGTGCCAAGAAGGCGGCCGCCCAGGCCGGCGAGGTCCCCGCGCCGGTCGCCACGGCGGACTGA
- the tuf gene encoding elongation factor Tu translates to MPKTAYVRTKPHLNIGTMGHVDHGKTTLTAAITKVLSGRPDAATSYVAFDRIDRAPEESRRGITINLAHVEYETDTRHYAHVDMPGHADYVKNMVTGAAQLDGAILVVSALDGIMPQTAEHVLLARQVGVDHIVVALNKADAGDPELTDLIEMEVRDLLSAHGYGGDTVPVVRVSGLKALEGDPRWTAAIEGLLDAVDTYVPMPVRYTDAPFLLPVENVLTITGRGTVVTGAVERGTVRVGDRVQVLGAHTETVVTGLETFGRPMESAQAGDNVALLLRGVERDRVRRGHVVAAPGSVAPTRRFTAQVYVLSAREGGRTTPVATGYRPQFYIRTADVVGDVDLGTAGVARPGDTVAMTVELGRDVPLEQGLGFAIREGGRTVGAGTVTGLL, encoded by the coding sequence ATGCCCAAGACCGCGTACGTGCGCACCAAGCCGCACCTCAACATCGGAACGATGGGTCACGTCGACCACGGCAAGACGACGCTGACCGCCGCCATCACCAAGGTCCTCAGCGGGCGGCCCGACGCCGCCACCTCCTACGTCGCGTTCGACCGGATCGACCGCGCCCCCGAGGAGAGCCGCCGCGGCATCACCATCAACCTCGCGCACGTCGAGTACGAGACCGACACCCGGCACTACGCCCACGTCGACATGCCCGGTCACGCCGACTACGTGAAGAACATGGTCACCGGAGCCGCGCAGCTCGACGGCGCGATCCTCGTCGTCTCCGCGCTCGACGGCATCATGCCGCAGACCGCGGAGCACGTACTGCTGGCCCGTCAGGTCGGCGTCGACCACATCGTCGTCGCCCTGAACAAGGCGGACGCCGGTGACCCCGAGCTGACCGACCTGATCGAGATGGAGGTGCGCGACCTGCTCTCGGCGCACGGGTACGGAGGCGACACGGTCCCCGTCGTCCGGGTCTCCGGGCTCAAGGCGCTGGAGGGCGACCCGCGCTGGACGGCGGCGATCGAAGGGCTGCTCGACGCGGTGGACACGTACGTGCCGATGCCGGTGCGCTACACCGACGCCCCGTTCCTGCTCCCGGTGGAGAACGTGCTCACCATCACCGGGCGCGGCACCGTCGTCACCGGTGCGGTCGAGCGCGGCACCGTACGCGTCGGCGACCGGGTGCAGGTGCTCGGTGCGCACACGGAGACGGTGGTCACCGGCCTGGAGACCTTCGGCAGGCCGATGGAGTCCGCCCAGGCCGGCGACAACGTGGCGCTGCTGCTGCGCGGGGTGGAGCGCGACCGGGTCCGGCGGGGCCATGTCGTGGCCGCGCCGGGCAGCGTCGCCCCGACGCGACGCTTCACCGCGCAGGTGTACGTCCTCTCCGCCCGCGAGGGCGGTCGCACCACTCCGGTCGCCACCGGATACCGGCCGCAGTTCTACATCCGCACCGCGGACGTGGTCGGTGACGTGGACCTGGGGACGGCCGGGGTCGCCCGTCCGGGGGACACGGTCGCCATGACCGTGGAGCTCGGCAGGGACGTGCCGCTGGAGCAAGGACTCGGCTTCGCGATCCGCGAGGGCGGCCGCACCGTCGGCGCCGGCACCGTCACCGGGCTGCTCTGA
- a CDS encoding fused MFS/spermidine synthase — protein MNEPIPVIRDVDRGTARLLPDVDRDRAWLLTVDGAPQSYVDLDDPAHLEFEYVQRLAHVLDTAAAAGEPLDVLHLGGGALTLPRYTAATRPGSRQRVAEADRGLLDLVAEVMPLPDGSGIAVHAEDARELLERTAPDSVDVLIADVFGGSRVPAHLTSVEYARAAGRVLRTGGVYAANLADSAPFDFLRSQLAGFAAVFPELAVVAEPAVLRGRRFGNIVLLAAHAPLDTAALTRRCAGDAFPARVEHGPALTRLIGRAQPVADAEAVASPEPPQGAFTVG, from the coding sequence GTGAACGAGCCGATACCCGTCATCCGTGATGTCGACCGCGGTACCGCCCGCCTGCTGCCCGACGTCGACCGGGACCGCGCCTGGCTGCTCACGGTCGACGGCGCCCCGCAGTCGTACGTGGACCTGGACGACCCCGCGCACCTGGAGTTCGAGTACGTCCAGCGGCTCGCGCACGTACTGGACACGGCCGCGGCCGCGGGCGAACCGCTCGACGTGCTGCACCTGGGCGGCGGCGCCCTCACCCTGCCCCGTTACACCGCCGCCACCCGGCCCGGTTCCCGCCAGCGCGTGGCGGAAGCCGACCGGGGACTGCTGGACCTGGTGGCGGAGGTCATGCCGCTCCCCGACGGCAGCGGCATCGCCGTGCACGCCGAGGACGCGCGGGAACTGCTGGAGCGGACCGCACCGGACTCGGTGGACGTACTGATCGCCGACGTCTTCGGCGGGTCACGGGTCCCCGCCCACCTCACCTCCGTCGAGTACGCGCGGGCCGCGGGCCGGGTCCTGCGCACGGGCGGGGTCTACGCGGCCAACCTCGCCGACAGCGCGCCCTTCGACTTCCTCCGCTCCCAGCTCGCCGGCTTCGCCGCCGTCTTCCCGGAACTGGCGGTCGTCGCCGAACCCGCCGTGCTGCGCGGCCGGCGTTTCGGGAACATCGTGCTGCTGGCCGCCCACGCGCCCCTGGACACCGCCGCGCTCACCCGGCGCTGCGCGGGAGACGCCTTCCCCGCGCGGGTCGAGCACGGCCCGGCGCTCACCCGCCTGATCGGACGGGCGCAGCCGGTCGCCGACGCCGAGGCGGTCGCCTCACCCGAGCCGCCCCAGGGTGCCTTCACCGTCGGCTGA
- a CDS encoding XRE family transcriptional regulator, with protein MSDLDQLTQSLARNLKRWRGERGFTLDALAARSGVSRGMIIQIEQARTNPSVGTTVKLADALGVTIMALLDYEQGPQVRLVGPEQAVRLWSTEAGSSTTLLVGADAGGPFELWSWHLEPGDGSASDPHLEGTVELLHVTAGELTLLVGTEAHTVPAGTSATFQAHVAHAYRNDGTEPVELTMAVRIPPVR; from the coding sequence GTGTCTGATCTCGATCAGTTGACCCAGTCGCTGGCCCGGAACCTCAAGCGCTGGCGGGGGGAGCGCGGCTTCACGCTCGACGCTCTCGCGGCCCGTTCCGGCGTCAGCCGAGGAATGATCATCCAGATCGAGCAGGCCCGCACCAACCCGAGCGTCGGCACCACGGTCAAGCTCGCGGACGCCCTCGGCGTCACCATCATGGCGCTCCTCGACTACGAGCAGGGCCCCCAGGTCCGCCTGGTCGGCCCCGAGCAGGCGGTACGCCTCTGGTCGACCGAGGCGGGCAGCTCGACGACCCTGCTCGTCGGCGCCGACGCGGGTGGGCCCTTCGAACTCTGGTCCTGGCACCTGGAGCCGGGGGACGGCAGCGCCTCCGACCCCCACTTGGAGGGAACGGTCGAACTGCTCCACGTCACGGCCGGGGAGCTGACCCTCCTCGTCGGCACGGAGGCCCACACCGTCCCGGCCGGCACCTCGGCGACCTTCCAGGCGCACGTCGCCCACGCCTACCGCAACGACGGCACCGAACCGGTCGAGCTGACCATGGCCGTCCGGATCCCGCCGGTCCGCTGA
- a CDS encoding undecaprenyl-diphosphate phosphatase, with translation MSWFESFVLGLVQGLTEFLPISSSAHLRLTAAFAGWHDPGAAFTAITQIGTEAAVIIYFRKDIARILSSWFRSLFDRDMRRDHDAQMGWLVIVGSIPIGVLGVTFKDQIEGPFRDLRLIATTLIVMGIVLGIADRLAARDEVGGKHRAARERKSLQDLGVRDGLIYGLCQAMALIPGVSRSGATISGGLLMGYTREAAARYSFLLAIPAVLASGVFELKDAGEGHVSWGPTIFATVVAFVVGYVVISWFMKFISSKSFMPFVYYRVILGIVLFALVAAGVLSPHAGESAG, from the coding sequence ATGAGCTGGTTCGAATCATTCGTCCTGGGCCTCGTTCAGGGACTGACCGAGTTCCTGCCGATCTCCTCCAGCGCCCATCTGCGGCTGACCGCGGCTTTCGCGGGCTGGCACGACCCCGGCGCGGCGTTCACCGCCATCACCCAGATCGGCACGGAGGCGGCGGTGATCATCTACTTCCGCAAGGACATCGCCCGTATCCTGTCGTCCTGGTTCCGGTCACTCTTCGACCGCGACATGCGCCGCGACCACGACGCCCAGATGGGCTGGCTGGTCATCGTCGGCTCGATCCCGATCGGTGTGCTCGGGGTGACCTTCAAGGACCAGATCGAGGGCCCGTTCCGCGATCTTCGTCTCATCGCGACGACCCTGATCGTGATGGGCATCGTCCTCGGCATCGCGGACCGTCTCGCGGCCCGCGACGAGGTCGGCGGCAAGCACCGCGCCGCCAGGGAGCGCAAGTCGCTCCAGGACCTGGGAGTGCGGGACGGTCTGATCTACGGGCTGTGCCAGGCGATGGCGCTGATTCCGGGGGTCTCGCGCTCGGGCGCCACCATCAGCGGTGGCCTGCTCATGGGCTACACCCGCGAGGCCGCGGCGCGTTACTCCTTCCTGCTCGCCATCCCCGCCGTCCTGGCTTCCGGTGTCTTCGAACTCAAGGACGCGGGCGAAGGCCACGTCTCCTGGGGCCCGACGATCTTCGCGACCGTGGTCGCGTTCGTGGTGGGTTACGTGGTCATCTCCTGGTTCATGAAGTTCATCTCCTCCAAGAGCTTCATGCCGTTCGTCTACTACCGCGTCATCCTCGGCATCGTCCTCTTCGCCCTGGTCGCCGCAGGCGTGCTGAGCCCGCACGCGGGAGAGTCGGCGGGCTGA
- a CDS encoding gamma carbonic anhydrase family protein, translated as MAEQPLIRGVGGQEPFVDPDAFVAPTAVVLGEVTLAPGSSVWYQAVLRADCGPVSLGADSNIQDNCSVHTDPGFPLTVGARVSVGHNAVLHGCVIEDDVLIGMGATVLNGAHIGAGSLVAAQALVPQGMRVPPGSLVAGVPARVKREVTAEELEGIRFNAVGYVELAKAHRRAHAE; from the coding sequence GTGGCGGAACAGCCGTTGATCAGGGGTGTGGGTGGCCAGGAGCCGTTCGTCGACCCGGACGCCTTCGTGGCGCCGACCGCCGTCGTGCTCGGCGAGGTCACGCTCGCGCCCGGTTCGAGCGTCTGGTACCAGGCCGTCCTGCGGGCCGACTGCGGACCCGTCTCGCTGGGTGCGGACAGCAACATCCAGGACAACTGCAGCGTCCACACCGACCCGGGCTTCCCGCTCACGGTCGGAGCCCGGGTGTCGGTGGGCCACAACGCCGTGCTGCACGGATGCGTGATCGAGGACGACGTACTGATCGGCATGGGCGCGACCGTGCTCAACGGCGCGCACATCGGTGCCGGATCGCTGGTCGCGGCGCAGGCCCTCGTCCCCCAGGGCATGCGGGTCCCGCCGGGTTCCCTCGTCGCGGGCGTGCCCGCCCGGGTCAAGCGCGAGGTCACGGCGGAGGAGCTGGAGGGGATCAGGTTCAACGCGGTCGGCTACGTGGAACTGGCCAAGGCCCACCGGCGGGCACACGCGGAGTGA
- a CDS encoding MFS transporter, giving the protein MTSPAISPVKRRRPEWAGRNYTLLTSAAVITGVGSSSALIATSFAVLGQGGDGGDIGLVAAARTLPLVLFILIGGAVADRMPRHRVMVAANALNCVSQAVFAVLVLTGTAELWQMMVLTALCGTGQAFFNPAAEGMLMSSVTPEQAGRAFSFFRMSSQGAGIGGAALGGIMASAVNPGWVLAVDAAAFAVAGGLRAFLDVSHIPAREPGGGLLSDMREGWQEFIGRPWLWAIVAQFSVVVAVVGAAESVYGPLVARDEFGGPGPWGTALAAFGVGTLGGAVLMSRWKPRRLLLAGTLGVFPLALPSAALAVPLPVAGLCAVMFVSGVTLEVFGVSWMTTMHQEIPEEKLSRVSAYDWFGSVAMLPLATAVAGPVEGLVGRSTALWGCAALVVLTTALVLLVPDVRNMTRREHTAPVAKGGSPTGDAAQAPAAPLPATPLTATPLPAASLLAAAPAASASAPPPGASSADGSSADGEGTLGRLG; this is encoded by the coding sequence GTGACATCCCCCGCCATTTCCCCCGTGAAGCGCCGCCGCCCCGAGTGGGCCGGCCGCAACTACACCCTGCTGACCAGCGCCGCCGTCATCACCGGGGTGGGCAGCAGCAGCGCTCTGATCGCCACCTCGTTCGCGGTGCTGGGGCAGGGCGGGGACGGCGGGGACATCGGGCTCGTCGCCGCCGCGCGCACCCTTCCGCTGGTGCTCTTCATCCTGATCGGCGGCGCCGTGGCGGACCGGATGCCCCGGCACCGGGTCATGGTCGCGGCCAACGCCCTCAACTGCGTCTCGCAGGCCGTCTTCGCCGTGCTCGTCCTGACCGGCACGGCCGAGCTCTGGCAGATGATGGTGCTCACCGCGCTCTGCGGCACCGGCCAGGCCTTCTTCAACCCGGCCGCGGAGGGCATGCTGATGTCCTCCGTCACCCCGGAGCAGGCCGGCCGCGCCTTCTCCTTCTTCCGCATGTCGAGCCAGGGGGCCGGGATCGGCGGGGCGGCTCTCGGCGGGATCATGGCCTCGGCGGTGAACCCGGGGTGGGTCCTGGCCGTGGACGCGGCGGCCTTCGCGGTCGCCGGTGGCCTCCGTGCCTTCCTCGACGTCAGTCACATCCCCGCCCGCGAGCCGGGCGGCGGCCTCCTCTCCGACATGCGGGAAGGGTGGCAGGAGTTCATCGGCCGTCCCTGGCTGTGGGCGATCGTGGCGCAGTTCTCGGTGGTGGTGGCGGTCGTCGGCGCCGCCGAGTCGGTCTACGGTCCACTGGTCGCCCGCGACGAGTTCGGCGGCCCCGGCCCCTGGGGCACCGCGCTGGCCGCGTTCGGTGTGGGCACGCTCGGCGGGGCGGTCCTGATGTCCCGGTGGAAGCCCCGGCGGCTGCTGCTCGCCGGCACCCTCGGCGTCTTTCCGCTGGCTCTCCCCTCGGCCGCGCTCGCCGTACCGCTGCCGGTGGCGGGGCTCTGCGCCGTGATGTTCGTGAGCGGGGTCACCCTCGAGGTGTTCGGGGTGTCCTGGATGACGACGATGCATCAGGAGATCCCGGAGGAGAAGCTGTCGCGGGTCTCCGCCTACGACTGGTTCGGCTCGGTCGCGATGCTGCCCCTCGCCACGGCGGTCGCCGGCCCGGTCGAAGGACTGGTCGGGCGGAGCACGGCGCTCTGGGGGTGCGCGGCCCTGGTGGTGCTCACGACCGCGCTGGTCCTGCTCGTACCGGACGTACGGAACATGACCCGGCGCGAACACACCGCCCCGGTCGCGAAGGGCGGTTCCCCCACCGGGGACGCCGCGCAGGCACCGGCCGCTCCTCTCCCGGCCACTCCCCTCACGGCCACTCCGCTCCCCGCCGCGTCCCTCCTGGCTGCCGCTCCCGCCGCATCGGCGTCCGCTCCTCCACCGGGCGCTTCCTCAGCCGACGGTTCCTCAGCCGACGGTGAAGGCACCCTGGGGCGGCTCGGGTGA
- a CDS encoding AAC(3) family N-acetyltransferase, which yields MDTVSYPERLAAELLTLGVRPGGTLIVHASMRALRPPDRRAAGVVAGLRAALGPEGTLVVPSFTQENSDTSRAHLLRVAGLTDAERARVRARMPPFDPATTPAPTMGRLAEAVRLSPGARRSGHPQTSFAALGPDAARLTRDHRADCHLGEESPLARLYEAKAQALLLGTGFGTFSAFHLAEYRVPDPPVRRYRCVVGPAGAGRWWEYEDVALDDTGFVALGAEFAAAAGPGTVRTGRVGEAAGTLVPVREAVDFAVDRFTHGTGPYDARRAGPPPAVAYGPRRH from the coding sequence GTGGACACGGTGTCGTACCCGGAGCGGCTGGCGGCCGAACTGCTCACCCTGGGCGTGCGTCCCGGGGGCACGCTGATCGTGCACGCCTCGATGCGTGCGCTGCGCCCTCCGGACCGTCGGGCGGCCGGTGTGGTGGCGGGGCTGCGGGCCGCCCTGGGGCCGGAGGGGACGCTGGTCGTCCCCTCGTTCACCCAGGAGAACTCCGACACCTCGCGCGCTCATCTGCTGCGCGTGGCCGGTCTCACCGACGCGGAGCGTGCCCGGGTACGCGCGCGGATGCCGCCCTTCGATCCGGCCACCACCCCCGCCCCGACGATGGGCCGGCTCGCGGAGGCGGTACGGCTCAGCCCCGGCGCGCGCCGCAGCGGCCACCCGCAGACCTCCTTCGCCGCTCTCGGCCCGGACGCCGCACGGCTCACCCGGGACCATCGCGCCGACTGCCACCTCGGCGAGGAGTCGCCGCTCGCCCGCCTGTACGAGGCGAAGGCGCAGGCGTTGCTGCTCGGCACCGGTTTCGGCACGTTCAGCGCCTTCCACCTCGCCGAGTACCGCGTGCCCGACCCGCCCGTGCGCCGCTACCGGTGTGTGGTGGGCCCAGCCGGTGCGGGCCGGTGGTGGGAGTACGAGGACGTGGCCCTCGACGACACCGGTTTCGTGGCGCTCGGCGCGGAGTTCGCGGCCGCCGCGGGTCCGGGAACCGTCCGCACCGGCCGGGTGGGTGAGGCGGCCGGCACCCTGGTGCCCGTGCGGGAGGCGGTGGACTTCGCGGTGGACCGGTTCACCCACGGCACCGGCCCGTACGACGCCCGGCGCGCCGGCCCCCCGCCGGCGGTGGCGTACGGGCCCCGGCGGCACTGA